From a single Labrenzia sp. PHM005 genomic region:
- a CDS encoding acetolactate synthase large subunit, translating to MNGAEALVETLLASGVSVCFANPGTSEMHFVAALDTHPEMHCILCLFEGGVTGAADGYARMSGNVAGTLLHLGPGFGNGWANLHNARKGRSGVVNIVGDHAGYHLKHDAPLRSDLDGVAGSVSHWMQRPTDSSMVASAGAEAIRQARSGQIATVILQADCAWGDSGTGPDQARKPAPKHRPDSDRVAAAAKALSQPGAALMVNGPAVFGKGAELAGQIAARTGCRLLAPYFAPRIALGDGAVAFDILPYGTDVSVDFLSGLSRIVLVGDDTPVNFFAYPGKPSTPEPAGCALDRLCYGDWDVLWTLETLAEAAGVDGSEQVARIKRKVPETGTGRLTADGIGRNLASALPDGAIVVNEAITAGAGIWPHMNFAASHDRLNNTGGSIGQCLPNALGAAVACPDRPVFAVSGDGSAMYQLQSLWTAAREKLDITVVIIANRGYQILHGELEAQGAPKPGRNASAMFDIEDPLLDWVSLAAGHGVLAVRADSEEGFAEALEKAANTEGPFLIEAVI from the coding sequence ATGAATGGTGCAGAGGCGCTGGTTGAAACATTGCTGGCTTCCGGCGTTTCGGTTTGTTTTGCCAATCCAGGCACATCTGAAATGCACTTTGTGGCCGCTTTGGACACACACCCGGAAATGCATTGCATTTTGTGCTTGTTCGAAGGCGGTGTGACCGGTGCGGCCGACGGCTATGCTCGTATGAGCGGCAACGTCGCCGGCACTTTGCTGCATTTGGGACCGGGGTTTGGCAACGGTTGGGCCAATCTCCACAACGCTCGGAAGGGCCGCTCCGGTGTCGTCAATATCGTCGGAGATCACGCTGGCTATCATCTCAAACATGATGCCCCGCTGCGCTCAGACCTTGATGGTGTCGCCGGATCGGTTTCGCACTGGATGCAGCGGCCGACCGACAGTTCGATGGTCGCCAGCGCCGGGGCCGAAGCCATCCGACAGGCCCGGAGCGGCCAGATTGCAACGGTTATCCTTCAAGCAGACTGTGCCTGGGGCGACAGCGGCACAGGACCGGACCAGGCACGCAAGCCGGCGCCGAAACACCGGCCCGATTCGGACCGGGTTGCCGCGGCCGCGAAAGCCCTCAGCCAGCCGGGGGCTGCGCTCATGGTCAATGGACCGGCGGTCTTTGGAAAAGGTGCAGAACTTGCCGGGCAAATTGCGGCCCGCACGGGCTGCCGTCTGCTCGCCCCGTATTTTGCTCCGCGCATCGCCCTTGGAGACGGTGCGGTGGCCTTCGACATCCTGCCCTATGGCACCGATGTCAGTGTCGACTTCCTATCTGGCCTGTCCCGCATTGTCCTTGTGGGTGACGACACGCCGGTGAATTTCTTTGCTTATCCCGGCAAGCCATCCACACCGGAACCGGCGGGCTGTGCCCTGGACCGGCTGTGTTATGGGGACTGGGATGTCCTTTGGACGCTTGAAACCCTGGCGGAAGCGGCCGGTGTCGATGGCAGCGAGCAAGTCGCCCGGATCAAACGGAAGGTTCCTGAGACCGGTACTGGCCGCCTGACGGCCGACGGGATTGGCCGCAACTTGGCGAGCGCCCTTCCAGATGGCGCAATTGTCGTCAATGAAGCCATCACCGCTGGAGCGGGCATCTGGCCTCACATGAATTTTGCCGCCAGCCACGACCGGCTCAACAACACAGGTGGCTCTATTGGCCAGTGCCTACCCAATGCCCTTGGCGCGGCGGTCGCTTGCCCGGACCGGCCGGTCTTTGCCGTTTCCGGTGACGGGTCAGCGATGTATCAGCTGCAGAGCCTCTGGACAGCCGCCCGCGAAAAGCTGGATATCACGGTCGTGATCATCGCCAACCGAGGCTATCAGATCCTCCATGGCGAGCTGGAAGCGCAAGGTGCGCCAAAACCCGGCCGTAACGCCAGCGCCATGTTCGACATCGAAGATCCGCTGCTCGACTGGGTTTCCCTCGCCGCCGGACATGGTGTTCTTGCCGTACGTGCCGACAGCGAAGAAGGTTTTGCTGAAGCTCTTGAAAAGGCAGCGAATACTGAGGGTCCGTTCCTGATCGAAGCGGTGATTTAA
- a CDS encoding fumarylacetoacetate hydrolase family protein, translating into MKLASLKNGSRDGKLVVVNERLTYCTDASHIAPTLQAALDDWERVAPKLELLAESLSHDAVPTIRFHEHDALSPLPRAYQWADGSAYVNHVELVRKARGATMPDTFWTDPLMYQGGSDTFIAPRDPIKMPDEAFGIDMEGEIAVITGDVPMGVSAEDALAYVRLIVLVNDVSLRGLIPGELAKGFGFFQSKPSSAFSPVAVTPDALGDAWKDGKLHLPLHVDLNDQPFGRAEGGIDMTFDFGRLIAHAARTRALSAGTVIGSGTVSNKLDGGPGKSLADGGAGYSCIAELRMIETIEQGEAKTPFLKFGDVVRIEMMDSDNHSIFGAIEQTVVKV; encoded by the coding sequence ATGAAACTGGCAAGTCTGAAGAACGGCAGCCGAGACGGCAAATTGGTGGTGGTCAACGAGCGACTGACCTATTGCACTGATGCCAGCCATATCGCGCCAACCCTCCAAGCGGCGCTTGATGATTGGGAGCGTGTCGCGCCGAAACTGGAACTCCTGGCGGAAAGCCTCTCTCATGATGCCGTGCCGACAATCCGTTTTCATGAGCACGATGCCTTGTCGCCTTTGCCGCGCGCCTATCAGTGGGCGGACGGTTCGGCCTACGTGAACCATGTTGAACTGGTACGCAAAGCCCGCGGTGCGACCATGCCGGACACCTTTTGGACCGATCCGTTGATGTATCAGGGCGGATCGGATACCTTCATCGCTCCGCGCGATCCGATCAAGATGCCGGACGAGGCCTTTGGCATCGACATGGAAGGCGAGATTGCCGTCATCACCGGCGATGTGCCCATGGGCGTTAGTGCGGAAGACGCATTGGCCTATGTCCGGCTGATTGTCCTGGTCAACGACGTGTCTCTGCGTGGACTTATCCCAGGCGAGCTCGCCAAGGGCTTTGGCTTCTTCCAGTCCAAACCTTCCTCGGCCTTTTCGCCGGTTGCTGTTACGCCGGATGCGCTGGGCGATGCCTGGAAAGACGGCAAACTGCATCTGCCGCTCCATGTCGACCTCAATGATCAGCCCTTCGGCCGGGCCGAAGGCGGCATAGATATGACCTTCGATTTCGGCCGGCTGATCGCCCATGCCGCGCGCACGCGGGCGCTTTCGGCCGGGACGGTGATCGGGTCTGGAACGGTCTCCAACAAGCTGGATGGCGGGCCGGGCAAGTCGCTCGCCGATGGCGGGGCTGGTTATTCCTGCATTGCCGAGTTGCGCATGATCGAGACGATTGAACAGGGCGAAGCCAAAACGCCGTTCTTGAAGTTCGGAGACGTGGTGCGCATCGAGATGATGGATTCTGACAACCACTCCATCTTCGGCGCGATCGAACAGACGGTCGTGAAGGTGTGA
- a CDS encoding GFA family protein, which yields MPYTTSCHCGAVSVEMQRRIKKLTRCNCSICRRYGALWAYQQRKAITVTADKGALTSYSWGKKSIEYYRCTNCGCITHYERTDRRPDGSDMSAVNMCNIIGPESIAAVPIRLLDGAGSWKVLREAAEPDLFASPAEEEPDD from the coding sequence ATGCCATATACGACTTCCTGCCATTGCGGCGCCGTCTCAGTGGAAATGCAGCGGCGGATCAAAAAACTCACCAGATGCAACTGCTCGATTTGCCGCCGCTATGGAGCGCTATGGGCCTACCAGCAAAGGAAAGCCATCACGGTGACGGCGGATAAGGGTGCTTTAACGTCCTACTCTTGGGGAAAGAAAAGCATTGAGTACTATCGCTGCACCAATTGTGGCTGCATTACTCATTACGAACGGACAGACCGGCGTCCCGACGGGTCTGACATGAGCGCGGTCAATATGTGCAATATCATAGGTCCTGAAAGTATCGCAGCCGTCCCAATCCGCCTGTTGGACGGAGCAGGCTCCTGGAAGGTGCTCCGCGAGGCCGCCGAGCCAGATCTATTTGCATCACCTGCAGAAGAAGAGCCTGACGACTAA
- a CDS encoding GFA family protein, which translates to MTKLHSGSCLCGSVEFTVEGDFDGLFLCHCTSCQKDTGSAYAAILASSSAKLNWQTGAKDVATYTLPDKSHARSFCAQCGSALPILKHEGALLTVPAGSLKENPEAPPVGHIFMAEKAGWDEKLEDVPKYDAFPG; encoded by the coding sequence ATGACCAAACTCCATTCGGGATCCTGCCTATGCGGGTCAGTCGAGTTCACTGTCGAGGGCGATTTTGACGGCCTGTTCCTGTGTCACTGCACGAGTTGTCAAAAGGATACCGGGTCCGCTTATGCGGCAATCCTGGCCTCATCGAGTGCCAAGTTGAACTGGCAGACCGGAGCAAAGGATGTAGCAACTTATACGCTTCCGGACAAAAGCCATGCCAGGAGCTTCTGTGCCCAGTGCGGCTCGGCCCTGCCGATTTTGAAACACGAGGGAGCCCTTTTGACGGTGCCCGCCGGAAGCCTCAAAGAGAACCCTGAAGCCCCTCCTGTCGGGCATATCTTTATGGCTGAAAAGGCAGGTTGGGACGAGAAACTGGAAGATGTTCCGAAATACGACGCGTTTCCGGGTTGA
- a CDS encoding LysR family transcriptional regulator, giving the protein MIEHLKSIAVFTEVVRSGQFRTAADRLKMTPSAISYHIRTLEEAVGSPLLYRSTRRFTLTASGEKLFKSAELMLNAAQAGFSSAQSNETELSGRLRITLTSALSHSFVFECISQFAVDHRKIDLQLHFDNRETDLVAERIDVAIRIGKLRDSSLLCKLLWDMPRVLVASPDFVRTHGPFEKPKDLQGVPWIKSDGMETKREMKSADGAVTQIEQAGNITVNSIEAMVDLTSNGAGLSSPPVHFVENKIATGELVTCLPDYCLTSLPVYAIWHRTTVPNPMARAFIDSLSESAARRNRPSNTEQHVHQ; this is encoded by the coding sequence ATGATTGAACATCTAAAATCCATCGCAGTCTTTACCGAGGTCGTGCGCTCAGGCCAGTTTCGTACTGCGGCAGATCGCTTGAAAATGACCCCGTCCGCAATCAGTTATCACATCCGGACATTGGAAGAAGCTGTTGGGTCGCCCCTGCTTTACCGGTCCACCCGGCGGTTCACCCTAACGGCCAGTGGCGAAAAACTATTCAAATCTGCGGAGTTGATGTTGAATGCGGCCCAGGCAGGGTTTTCCAGTGCACAGTCAAATGAAACCGAGTTATCCGGCCGGTTGCGGATCACACTGACATCAGCGCTTTCCCATTCATTTGTATTCGAATGCATTTCCCAGTTTGCCGTGGATCACCGCAAAATCGATCTGCAGCTCCATTTCGACAACCGGGAAACAGATCTTGTCGCCGAGCGGATCGACGTCGCGATCCGGATTGGGAAGCTTCGGGACTCCAGTTTGCTCTGCAAGCTGTTATGGGACATGCCCCGAGTGCTGGTCGCAAGCCCGGATTTTGTTCGCACGCACGGACCTTTTGAGAAACCGAAGGATCTGCAGGGCGTTCCGTGGATCAAGTCCGACGGCATGGAAACCAAACGCGAGATGAAAAGCGCAGATGGCGCGGTTACCCAAATAGAGCAAGCGGGAAACATAACGGTCAACAGCATCGAAGCCATGGTGGACCTAACAAGCAACGGCGCCGGCCTGTCTTCGCCACCGGTGCACTTTGTCGAGAACAAAATCGCAACCGGCGAACTGGTCACCTGTCTGCCCGATTATTGCCTCACCAGCCTACCGGTCTATGCAATCTGGCATCGAACCACCGTGCCAAATCCAATGGCTAGAGCGTTTATTGACAGCCTTTCAGAATCAGCAGCTCGCAGGAACAGGCCATCCAACACCGAGCAACACGTTCACCAATAA
- a CDS encoding N-acyl homoserine lactonase family protein codes for MTDTNSHSPAPTGQPGQPIASVRVLNGGHGEQHKEHRFGSRMPRLWWVFFSNEWVPLPLYFFLIKHRQGLILFDTGIDPAILSDKSYIKQAVGRFLLPWIFRLNISEDDRVDHVLKRAGVDAGDIRLAIISHLHFDHVGGIAQIPQADLMVNEREWAILSEPHPEREWILREHIEIPSAKWRQIAFKPADDPLLGDFDGAHDVFGDGSMVLLPTPGHTPGSMSLLIRQAGWDPILMVGDLTYETRLLEQDVVPGTGDKETLLASFAKVRRLKEKLPGLAVVASHDSNAEAAVAKATGLKN; via the coding sequence ATGACCGATACAAACTCCCATTCGCCGGCCCCGACCGGCCAACCCGGTCAACCTATTGCTTCAGTTCGGGTATTGAATGGCGGTCACGGCGAGCAACACAAGGAACATCGGTTCGGCAGCCGGATGCCGCGGCTTTGGTGGGTTTTCTTTTCAAACGAGTGGGTGCCGTTGCCACTCTATTTTTTTCTGATTAAACACCGCCAGGGTTTGATCTTATTCGACACCGGAATTGATCCGGCCATCCTGTCGGACAAAAGCTATATCAAACAGGCCGTCGGGCGGTTTTTGCTGCCATGGATTTTCCGGCTGAACATTAGCGAAGACGACCGTGTCGACCATGTGCTCAAGCGGGCAGGCGTTGATGCTGGCGATATCCGGTTGGCAATCATCTCGCATTTGCATTTTGATCATGTCGGCGGGATCGCGCAAATTCCACAAGCGGATCTGATGGTGAATGAGCGGGAGTGGGCCATTTTATCCGAACCTCACCCGGAACGGGAATGGATTCTGCGCGAGCACATAGAAATCCCGTCCGCAAAATGGCGTCAGATTGCGTTCAAACCGGCCGATGACCCGCTCCTGGGAGACTTTGACGGGGCCCATGATGTTTTTGGAGACGGCTCAATGGTGTTGCTGCCGACGCCTGGACACACCCCTGGCTCAATGTCCTTGCTGATCCGGCAAGCCGGATGGGACCCAATTCTGATGGTGGGGGATCTTACCTATGAAACCCGTCTCCTAGAGCAGGATGTTGTCCCTGGGACCGGGGACAAGGAGACGCTTCTGGCCTCTTTTGCCAAAGTCCGGAGATTAAAGGAAAAACTGCCTGGACTTGCCGTTGTTGCATCGCACGACAGCAACGCCGAAGCGGCTGTTGCAAAGGCAACGGGTCTCAAGAACTAA
- a CDS encoding LysE family translocator, translating to MDQTAAMALFALTMSISPGPVNLITLSTGLNLGVRNALGFVSGATAGFTLLLFSIGLGLSAIAQRYGFVIDTLTFLGAGLIVYFGFKLLTSSGDLNEGDHTKPSFWQGAALQWLNPKAWGACIAAVGLFELDQNRTTLYFFVCLYCVICFFGIGSWAVFGSQVERYMGTPNRRRLLNRFLGGTLIFLAVFLLWQQFVR from the coding sequence ATGGATCAAACCGCTGCAATGGCGCTTTTTGCGCTGACGATGTCAATTTCACCTGGGCCTGTGAATTTGATCACGCTGTCAACGGGCCTGAATCTGGGAGTTCGCAATGCTCTTGGGTTTGTTTCAGGCGCGACGGCCGGATTTACGCTGTTGTTGTTTTCGATTGGGCTAGGGCTTTCTGCGATCGCTCAGCGCTACGGATTTGTGATTGATACGCTGACGTTTCTCGGAGCTGGTCTGATCGTTTATTTCGGTTTCAAATTGCTGACATCCAGCGGTGATTTGAACGAGGGCGACCATACAAAGCCGAGCTTTTGGCAAGGAGCCGCTCTGCAATGGCTCAACCCAAAGGCATGGGGTGCCTGCATTGCCGCTGTTGGCCTGTTCGAACTCGATCAAAACCGTACAACGCTCTATTTCTTCGTATGCCTTTATTGCGTTATTTGCTTCTTTGGAATTGGAAGCTGGGCGGTGTTTGGCAGCCAAGTAGAGCGGTATATGGGCACGCCAAACCGGCGGAGACTGCTCAATAGGTTTCTTGGAGGCACTCTCATTTTCCTAGCGGTTTTTCTTTTGTGGCAGCAGTTCGTCCGCTAG
- a CDS encoding DM13 domain-containing protein — protein MLRRLALIISHGAMLAIGFALGIYLLPILTEPEGPGQAALVEASKSAVYSAELTRDLKGSDFLHWGEGKISLSSGQIVHEGSLAPGPDYKLYLVKEFVEDEAQFLNVKKSSVRIGDVKTFNGFILDIPDNIKLEEYTTVLVWCEAFGEFITAAKYR, from the coding sequence ATGCTTCGCCGTCTTGCTCTCATCATTTCTCACGGGGCGATGCTGGCCATTGGTTTCGCCCTTGGAATCTATCTCCTGCCCATTCTGACAGAACCGGAGGGACCAGGGCAGGCGGCTTTGGTCGAAGCTAGCAAATCGGCGGTCTATTCGGCAGAGCTAACACGGGATTTGAAGGGCAGCGATTTTCTGCATTGGGGCGAGGGCAAAATCAGCCTCTCATCGGGGCAGATTGTCCATGAAGGAAGCCTTGCACCCGGCCCGGACTATAAGCTCTATCTCGTCAAAGAGTTTGTTGAGGATGAAGCGCAGTTCCTGAACGTTAAGAAAAGCTCCGTTCGGATCGGCGATGTGAAGACTTTCAATGGTTTCATCCTGGATATCCCGGACAACATCAAACTCGAAGAGTACACGACCGTTCTTGTCTGGTGTGAAGCCTTTGGCGAGTTCATCACGGCGGCGAAATACCGGTGA
- a CDS encoding MBL fold metallo-hydrolase, protein MSKQFASVGDMEEKKISFTEVGKDLWAFTAEGDPNTGVIIGDDSVMIVEAQATPALANKVIEKVRSVTDKPISHLVLTHYHAVRVLGAAAYQAPNIIMSQKARSMVVERGAEDRESEFMRFPRLFMGYDDVSKIPPLTWPTTTFNDRMTVYLGKRRVDLRFLGRAHTAGDIVIHVPDENVMFTGDIVEYHSACYCGDGHFNDWPTTLEAIRAYDVEAIAPGRGDALVGKEMVGKALTSTADFVTSTYKPVARVAQGGGSLKDAWDACRAECDPKFKDYAIYEHCLPFNVARAYDEALGIDTPRIWTAERDAKMWADLQG, encoded by the coding sequence ATGAGCAAGCAATTCGCTTCTGTTGGCGACATGGAAGAAAAAAAGATCTCCTTCACTGAAGTTGGCAAAGATCTTTGGGCTTTTACTGCGGAAGGTGATCCGAACACCGGTGTGATCATCGGCGACGACAGTGTGATGATCGTCGAGGCGCAAGCGACCCCGGCACTTGCCAATAAGGTGATCGAAAAGGTCCGCTCGGTGACCGATAAGCCGATCAGCCATTTGGTGCTGACGCATTATCATGCGGTCCGCGTGCTGGGCGCAGCCGCCTATCAGGCACCGAACATCATCATGAGCCAGAAGGCCCGTTCCATGGTTGTGGAACGCGGCGCGGAAGACCGCGAGTCCGAGTTCATGCGTTTCCCGCGTCTGTTCATGGGCTATGATGACGTCAGCAAAATCCCGCCGCTGACCTGGCCGACAACCACTTTCAACGACCGCATGACCGTTTATCTCGGCAAGCGCCGCGTGGATCTCAGGTTCCTTGGCCGCGCCCACACAGCGGGGGACATCGTCATCCATGTGCCGGACGAGAATGTCATGTTCACCGGTGACATCGTTGAATACCATTCGGCGTGTTATTGCGGCGACGGCCACTTCAACGACTGGCCAACAACGCTCGAAGCGATCCGTGCCTATGACGTGGAAGCCATTGCACCGGGGCGCGGCGATGCGCTGGTCGGAAAGGAGATGGTCGGCAAGGCGCTGACCAGCACGGCAGACTTTGTCACCTCGACGTATAAACCAGTGGCCCGGGTGGCCCAGGGCGGCGGATCGCTGAAAGACGCCTGGGATGCCTGCCGCGCCGAGTGTGATCCGAAGTTCAAGGACTATGCGATCTACGAGCACTGCCTGCCGTTCAACGTGGCCCGTGCATACGACGAGGCGCTCGGCATCGATACACCGCGCATCTGGACCGCAGAACGCGATGCCAAGATGTGGGCGGACTTGCAGGGATAA
- a CDS encoding class D beta-lactamase: MEGTLKSLSIILTAALLMLGLDQVVKADGTQLIASDKLKTLSEGRSVGFYALDLETGKTYRYGEEDIDTRHAPWSTFKIPNYLIALESGVAANAAATRQWDKKKHPPLSFWPKIWKRDHTLDSAFKFSVVWYFKDVAADVGTDRYKDYLARFSYGNQTVPAASNDFWLGGDSLTISLREQVGFLFALRKGEIEINAGSLAALENASNLGTQTGYTLHAKTGAGRIASGPSKGTLEGWFVGWVDGPGAKDTVFAFYTTAPNYGAIKSFRQEFSEQALQDIGALPDGWTPSK, encoded by the coding sequence ATGGAGGGAACACTGAAAAGTCTCTCGATAATTTTGACCGCCGCACTTCTGATGCTTGGCCTTGACCAGGTGGTCAAAGCCGATGGCACCCAGCTGATCGCCTCAGACAAACTGAAGACGTTGAGCGAAGGCCGCTCCGTTGGCTTCTATGCGCTCGATCTTGAGACGGGCAAAACCTATCGCTACGGCGAAGAAGACATCGATACCCGACATGCACCTTGGTCGACGTTCAAGATCCCCAATTACCTGATCGCCCTTGAAAGCGGTGTTGCCGCAAATGCAGCGGCGACGCGTCAATGGGATAAGAAAAAACACCCGCCCTTGAGCTTCTGGCCGAAGATCTGGAAACGGGATCACACGCTCGACAGCGCGTTCAAGTTTTCCGTTGTCTGGTATTTCAAGGATGTTGCAGCAGATGTCGGCACGGACCGGTACAAGGATTATCTGGCGCGGTTTTCCTATGGCAATCAAACCGTTCCGGCCGCCAGCAATGACTTTTGGCTGGGCGGTGACAGCCTGACTATCAGCCTGCGTGAACAGGTCGGTTTTCTCTTCGCTCTCCGTAAGGGCGAAATCGAGATCAATGCCGGTTCTCTCGCTGCACTTGAAAATGCGTCCAACTTAGGCACGCAAACCGGCTACACACTGCATGCCAAGACCGGGGCAGGGCGCATCGCCTCTGGCCCGTCAAAAGGCACGTTGGAAGGCTGGTTCGTCGGCTGGGTCGATGGCCCGGGCGCCAAGGACACGGTCTTTGCGTTTTACACAACCGCTCCAAATTACGGAGCGATCAAATCCTTCCGCCAAGAGTTTTCGGAACAAGCACTTCAAGACATCGGTGCACTCCCGGACGGCTGGACCCCTTCAAAATAA
- a CDS encoding MBL fold metallo-hydrolase, translated as MTSEQRLEDRLVILGSKGGPAIRPGGPSPTSSLIEIGGRRCVIDCGLGVTRGLVDAGVSLKELDLIFITHMHSDHVLELGPLLHTAWTSGLAHTVRVVGPTDLIDYWDGFLSSMRYDIDLRIEDEGRPDLRDLVQIHLLQEGPVPLQDGDLKAAALRVDHPPVVDCFALRFDTDDWSVVFSADTAYFPPLAEFAKDCDVLVHEAMLERGVDKIVEITGNGERLRQHLVDSHTMAPDAAKIAAAAGAKTLLLNHLIPADLPGFEKQEWLDAANGFSGQTIVGHDGLVITK; from the coding sequence ATGACATCAGAACAGCGTTTGGAAGACCGTCTTGTCATTCTCGGTTCCAAAGGCGGTCCGGCGATCCGTCCAGGTGGACCATCGCCGACAAGTTCGCTGATTGAGATCGGCGGGCGCCGCTGCGTGATCGACTGCGGTCTTGGGGTGACCCGCGGACTGGTTGATGCTGGCGTTTCCTTGAAAGAGCTCGATCTCATCTTCATTACGCACATGCATTCGGACCACGTCCTGGAGCTTGGCCCCCTGTTGCACACCGCCTGGACAAGCGGCCTGGCGCACACGGTCCGCGTGGTTGGCCCGACGGATCTGATTGACTATTGGGACGGGTTTCTGTCCTCCATGCGCTATGACATTGATCTGAGGATCGAGGATGAAGGCCGTCCGGACTTGCGCGACTTGGTGCAGATCCATCTCTTGCAGGAAGGCCCTGTTCCGCTTCAAGACGGTGACTTGAAGGCGGCCGCGCTGAGGGTCGATCATCCGCCGGTGGTTGATTGTTTTGCCTTGCGTTTCGACACGGACGATTGGTCGGTGGTCTTTTCTGCAGATACGGCCTATTTCCCGCCGCTGGCTGAGTTCGCCAAGGATTGCGATGTGCTGGTGCATGAAGCCATGCTGGAACGCGGCGTCGATAAGATCGTCGAAATCACTGGCAACGGCGAGCGCCTGCGCCAGCATTTGGTCGACAGCCACACCATGGCGCCGGATGCCGCGAAGATCGCGGCAGCGGCCGGGGCCAAAACGTTGCTGCTCAATCACCTTATCCCGGCGGATCTTCCTGGTTTCGAAAAACAAGAGTGGCTGGACGCCGCAAATGGCTTTTCCGGGCAGACGATTGTCGGCCATGATGGGCTGGTCATAACAAAATAG
- the hmgA gene encoding homogentisate 1,2-dioxygenase, whose amino-acid sequence MNKVDHQTIAGQGGNTMQNELQYMPGFGNDFETETLPGSLPQGMNSPQKCAYGLYGEQLSGTAFTAPSHQNERTWCYRIRPSVKHTSRFQKIDLPYWKSAPNVCDDVVSLGQYRWDPVPHGEEGLTWLTGMRTMTTAGDVNTQVGMATHIYLATKSMEDAYFFSADSELLVVPQEGILRFYTELGIIELEPKEIAILPRGLVYRVEVVEGPARGFVCENYGQKFELPGRGPIGANCMANRRDFKTPVAWYEDKETPSTVTVKWCGQFHETKIGHSPLDVVAWHGNYAPVKYDLRTYCPIGAILFDHPDPSIFTVLTAPSGVPGTANIDFVLFRERWMVAENTFRPPWYHKNIMSELMGNIYGQYDAKPQGFVPGGMSLHNMMLPHGPDNNAFEGASNADLQAEKLDNTMSFMFETRFPQHLTEYAAKEAPLQDDYIDCWDAIEKKFDGTPEGTWDK is encoded by the coding sequence ATGAACAAGGTCGATCACCAGACGATTGCAGGTCAAGGCGGTAACACCATGCAAAACGAACTCCAGTATATGCCGGGTTTCGGCAACGACTTTGAAACCGAAACCCTGCCGGGATCTTTGCCGCAGGGCATGAACAGCCCGCAAAAATGCGCCTATGGCCTTTATGGTGAACAACTCTCCGGAACCGCGTTCACAGCACCTAGCCATCAGAACGAACGGACATGGTGCTACCGCATCCGCCCATCGGTCAAACACACCAGCCGCTTCCAGAAGATCGACCTTCCCTATTGGAAGAGCGCGCCAAACGTTTGTGACGACGTTGTCTCTCTCGGTCAGTACCGCTGGGATCCGGTGCCGCATGGTGAAGAGGGCCTGACCTGGCTAACTGGCATGCGCACCATGACGACGGCTGGCGACGTCAACACCCAGGTCGGTATGGCAACCCATATCTACCTCGCGACGAAGTCGATGGAAGACGCGTATTTTTTCTCCGCTGACAGCGAGCTTCTGGTGGTGCCTCAGGAAGGCATCCTGCGTTTCTATACCGAGCTCGGCATCATTGAACTGGAGCCGAAGGAAATCGCCATTTTGCCACGCGGTCTCGTCTACCGGGTTGAGGTGGTTGAAGGACCGGCGCGTGGGTTTGTCTGCGAAAATTATGGCCAGAAATTTGAGCTGCCGGGCCGGGGCCCGATCGGTGCGAACTGCATGGCCAACCGGCGCGACTTCAAAACGCCCGTCGCCTGGTATGAAGACAAGGAAACACCGAGCACCGTTACTGTGAAATGGTGCGGTCAGTTCCACGAGACAAAAATCGGCCATTCGCCGCTCGACGTTGTGGCCTGGCACGGCAATTACGCGCCGGTGAAATATGACCTCAGAACGTATTGCCCGATTGGGGCGATCTTGTTCGATCATCCGGATCCGTCGATCTTCACCGTTTTGACCGCGCCATCGGGTGTGCCGGGTACGGCCAACATCGACTTTGTTCTGTTCCGTGAACGCTGGATGGTGGCGGAAAACACCTTCCGTCCGCCGTGGTATCACAAGAACATCATGTCGGAGCTGATGGGCAACATTTACGGCCAATATGACGCCAAACCGCAGGGCTTCGTGCCGGGCGGCATGAGCCTGCACAACATGATGCTGCCGCATGGGCCGGACAACAATGCCTTTGAAGGCGCATCCAATGCCGATCTTCAGGCCGAAAAACTCGACAACACCATGTCATTCATGTTCGAGACCCGCTTCCCGCAGCACCTGACCGAATATGCGGCCAAGGAAGCCCCGCTGCAGGACGACTACATCGACTGCTGGGATGCGATTGAAAAGAAATTCGACGGCACACCGGAAGGCACTTGGGACAAGTAG